The Patescibacteria group bacterium DNA segment ACCGTAGTCGGCTACGGCCGACGAAGGTCGGATTTCGGAATTAAATTATTATGAACAAAGAAGAAACTAAAAAAAGAATAGCCAAATTAAGGGACGAGATAAATCATCATCGCTATCTTTATCATGTTTTGGATCGTCAGGAAATTTCTGATGCGGCCTTGGATTCGCTCAAGCATGAACTTTATAAATTAGAACAGCAATATCCCGAATTGATTACGCCTGATTCGCCGACGCAAAGAGTGGGCGGCGAGGCCTTGGCAAAATTTAAAAAAGTAGCTCATGGCGTGCCAATGCTTTCTATTGAAGATGTCTTTAGCCCTGAAGAATTAGCTGACTGGGAAGCAAAAATAAAAAGAATCGTGCCACATGCTAAATTTGAATATTTTGGGGAAATAAAAATGGATGGTTTGGCGATTTCATTAATTTATGAAAATGAAATTTTAGTTGAGGGTTCAACGCGCGGTGATGGCAAAATTGGCGAAGAAATTACTCAGAATTTAAAAACAGTTGAAGCCATACCTTTGAGGCTGCATAAACCAGAGAAAAAGATGATTGACGAATTTTTAAAAAAATTTGGACAGGAGCTTGACCAGAAAAAATTTTTAAATAAATTAGAGAATCTGAATGAAAGGATTGAAATCCGCGGTGAAACTTTTATGGATAAAAAAGTTTTTGACAAAATAAATAAAGACCAGGAGAAAAAAGGCGAAAAGATTTTTGCCAATCCCAGAAATGCGGCAGCTGGTTCAATCAGGCAGCTTGATCCAAAAATAACTGCAGCCAGAAAATTAGATTTTTTTGGCTATGATTTTTTGGCAGATTTTGGCCAGACAACGCATGAACAAACCCATGAAATTTTGCGCTTAATCGGAGTTAAAGATAATCCATTGAATCGCCATTGTAAAGATTTGAATGAAATTGAAGCATTCCATGATTATGTCTATAAAGAAAGGGAGCACTTGCATTATTGGACTGATGGCGTAGTGGGGGTAATAAATAATTTAAAATTATTTCAAAAATTAGGCGTGGTTGGCAAAACGCCGCGGGGGATTGTGGCTTATAAATTTCCAGCCCAAGAGGCCACGACAATAATTGAGGATGTAAAATTTAGCGTGGGCAGAACAGGCGTTTTAACTCCGGTGGCTGATTTAAAACCAGTTTTGATTGGCGGCACAACTGTGTCCCATGCCACTTTGCATAATTTGGATGAGATAAAAAGATTAGGCGTAAAAATCGGGGATACTGTTATTGTGGAAAAGGCTGGTGATGTTATTCCCAAAGTAATCAAAGTTTTTCCCAAGTTAAGGACTGGTAAGGAAAAAGAAATCCAGACGCCCAAAAAATGTCCGATTTGCGGCGGATTAGTAATTAGAAAATCGGGTGAGGTTGGGATTTACTGCGCCAATAAAAACTGTTTTGCCGTCCAAGAGCGGAATATCAGCCATTTTGTATCCAAGGACGGCATGGATATTGAGGGTCTTGGCCCGCAAATAATTGAACAGCTGATGAATGATGGTTTGGTCAAAACTCCGGCTGATTTTTATGAACTAGAAAAAGGGGACTTAGAACCGCTGGAACGCTTTGGCGAAAAATCAGCGCAAAATATTATTGAAGCCATAAAAAAAAGTAAAAATGTTACTTTGGCCAAATTTTTATTTGCCTTAGGCATCCGCCATGTCGGAGAAGAAACAGCCATTACCCTGGCCAATCACTTTGGCAGTTTGGAAAAAATTGAAAGTGCGAGTCTGGAAGAATTATATAAAGTTTCAGATATTGGTGAAATTGTGGCCAAAAGCATTTATGAATATTTACATGAGAAGAAGAGCTTGAAATCAATAAATGATTTGTTAAAGCATGTTAAAATAGCCAAAGTTGAAAAGGCCAGGCAGATTTTAGCTGGCCAAATTTTTGTTTTAACCGGCTCAATGGAAACAATGACTCGTGATCAGGCTAAAGATAAAATCAGGAGTTTGGGCGGTGAGGTGAGCGCTGCTGTTTCAAAAAATACAGATTATGTGGTGGCTGGGGCAGAGCCCGGGTCAAAATTTGATAAAGCCAAGAAATTGGGCGTGAAGATAATTGGGGAAAAGGAGTTTTTATCATTAATTAAAAGCCATTAAGCTATTAAGCCAATAGGCATTAGGAATATGAAAAAATTATATGGCTTTATGGCTAATGCCCAATGGCATTGTTTACGTCAAGCCTACGTCTCAAAATAAATTAACTCTTAAATTAAATAATCTATGCAAATCGACATCAAGGGTACCAACATGGAGCTAACTCAAGCGATCAAAGCTTATATTGATGAAAAAATCGGCGGCTTGGAAAAATTTTTTGATCAAATTTTGGAAGCGCGAGTTGAGGTCGGCCTAACCACGAAGCATCATCAAAAAGGTAATATTTTCCGGGCTGAAGTGAATTTAGAAGTTCCAAGAAAGCATATTCTACGCGCTGAAGCTGAAAAGGAAGATTTATATATGGCCATAAATCAGGTAAAAGATGAATTACAGGCGCAGATTAAAAAATACAAGGAAAAAATGCGCGGAAATGTTAAATTTTAAGCATATTTTACAATAAAAAATATCATTGAAATAATGCGCATATCTTTAAGAAAGAAAGATTGATTTTTATTTAGCTTTTGTGTTATAATATGAAAAAGAGTTTAAATTCTCAATCAATGAAAAAAAGAATGCTAAAACTTATGCTTTGGGAATTTTTTAATCTCAAATTAAAATTATTTATCTGCCTCATTTTAGCTACAAGCATGGCTTATTTGGGTTTTTATTTTTTCGCTGTCGTTAATGCTTCGGACCTAAGTTATTCGGAAGATTTTACAACCACAACTTTTAAAAATTCACTTTATACCACTGCTAATTGGCTTGGTACAGGTTTTGTAGATTTAAGCAAAGCCTTTGTGAGGGCAGATGGGACAAAAAATTATATAGATGATGTTAGCGAAGATCAAGAGGTTTCTTCTTACCCCTTGATTTTTTTAGATAATAAAAATCAGCCGTATGTTGCCTGGGAAAGTACACCCAGCGGTTTAAATTCAGAGATTTATTTCACCAAAGGCAACCTAATGACCTTAAACTGGGAGCAAATGAGCGGTACTGTAGGGAGGGACAATGTCAGCCACACAATCGGCTCTTCCAATATTGATCGAGTGGCCGTTGCTTCAGATGGGAACCCCTTTATTGTCTGGCAGGATAATACTTTGCCTGGACTAGATGGCATATATGGCAATGGCGATGATGTCCAGGGGACTGCCAATGATTATTCGATTTTATTTTCTCAGTGGAATACCAATACTAATGCTTGGTCAAAAATGGATGGTTCTCTCGGGATTGAGAAAATTTCCACAAACCCTGTTGGTTCTCCTGCCAGATTGCCAAGAATTGTATTGGATAGTTTAGATCGTCCTTATATTGTGTGGGATGAACAAGTTAGCCCGACAAATAATGAAATATATTTTACACGCTGGGATGGAACAAAATGGGCGAAGATGAATGGCGCAGCTGGAGTAGAGAATCTTAGCAACACATTAGGAGAATCAAGTTTTCCCAGAATATTGCTAGACGCAAATAATCGGCCCCAGGTAATCTGGGAGGATGCAACGCCAGGCAATAATGAAATCTTTTTCACTAAGTGGTCTCCTAGCGCCGGAACTGCAATTTGCGGAGCCGGTGTAAATAGCTGTT contains these protein-coding regions:
- the raiA gene encoding ribosome-associated translation inhibitor RaiA, producing MQIDIKGTNMELTQAIKAYIDEKIGGLEKFFDQILEARVEVGLTTKHHQKGNIFRAEVNLEVPRKHILRAEAEKEDLYMAINQVKDELQAQIKKYKEKMRGNVKF
- the ligA gene encoding NAD-dependent DNA ligase LigA, whose amino-acid sequence is MNKEETKKRIAKLRDEINHHRYLYHVLDRQEISDAALDSLKHELYKLEQQYPELITPDSPTQRVGGEALAKFKKVAHGVPMLSIEDVFSPEELADWEAKIKRIVPHAKFEYFGEIKMDGLAISLIYENEILVEGSTRGDGKIGEEITQNLKTVEAIPLRLHKPEKKMIDEFLKKFGQELDQKKFLNKLENLNERIEIRGETFMDKKVFDKINKDQEKKGEKIFANPRNAAAGSIRQLDPKITAARKLDFFGYDFLADFGQTTHEQTHEILRLIGVKDNPLNRHCKDLNEIEAFHDYVYKEREHLHYWTDGVVGVINNLKLFQKLGVVGKTPRGIVAYKFPAQEATTIIEDVKFSVGRTGVLTPVADLKPVLIGGTTVSHATLHNLDEIKRLGVKIGDTVIVEKAGDVIPKVIKVFPKLRTGKEKEIQTPKKCPICGGLVIRKSGEVGIYCANKNCFAVQERNISHFVSKDGMDIEGLGPQIIEQLMNDGLVKTPADFYELEKGDLEPLERFGEKSAQNIIEAIKKSKNVTLAKFLFALGIRHVGEETAITLANHFGSLEKIESASLEELYKVSDIGEIVAKSIYEYLHEKKSLKSINDLLKHVKIAKVEKARQILAGQIFVLTGSMETMTRDQAKDKIRSLGGEVSAAVSKNTDYVVAGAEPGSKFDKAKKLGVKIIGEKEFLSLIKSH